CATAAAACTTCAAATTGGACTTGCGGCAAAAGAAGTAGCATTATTGCCATTAGATGGTGGTTCATTGGGGGTTTCTCTGTTACCATGGTTGCTGCGTCCTGTGACTGAAGGATCCACTACATTATTTGCTAGCGGAACTCGACCAGCACAATTGTTATCCCTAGTTTCAAGGCGTTCCATCATGCGGGATACAGTAGCGATTCCAGCATTTACCTCTCTCCTAACACCAGAATCAATATCTGCCATAGAAGAGCTTCGAGAAAACAGCTTTTCCTTCCATCCTCTTGTACTTCTTGAAATTGACTCTTTGTATCTTCAAAGTGATTAGCATATGCAAACAATCAGAATTCAGAAGGATCCTATAATAGctcaaaatgtataaataagataaaagaaaagggtatAGAAGTATCCCGTCAGCAAATCATACTTCATTGACATTGTGCTCAGTCGGGATTTCCAAGTGTCTGAAAAGGACTGAAACTCAGAAGGACCTGCACTGTCGAGGTTTGGCAAGGAAGACTCACTTGCACGGCTTCTAAATGGTTGATAGAAAGTCAAACcaacaaacaataaaagaaatatcattaaaatctattgaacaatataaattataattagtagaACTCTGAAAGGCCAGAGTATAAGCACTACCTATTATCGTTAGCTATTCCATGGCAAGTAGTTGCCCTGAATAAAGATCTAGATGATGAAGCAGAAACTTGATTCCTTTGAACAGAAGATGACACAAGCGGAGATGAAGGATTAGTTACTGTTGTTGCAGCTGATTCAGTTTCTGCTCCACCAGGAGATAAGGAAGCTGAAACAGAAGCAGTGGAAGATGAATTCGGATTTGCTGAGAACACCACAAACTGTGGTTGGCTGTGAGCAGATGATCGACTCCTTGAACCCTCCCTACGAGCAATGCGGCGAGTCCTCCCCATTGCAGCAGCTGCCGCCAAATGTTGTATAATCCGCTCCTCAAGTTCAGGATCATTCACTCCCACTGGTATCTGCAGTAATCAGAACTAATGAAGTACCAGACGAAAGTAAAATGGGTCAAATACTGTTATAATACAGAATGCAGACTGACATGCTGCAACTCAAAATCTCCAAGGGTGGGATGATGAAATATAGCCGCATTCCTTGACGGAGTGAACCTAAAGGCTCTCTCCTGTTCGACAGCCGCAAGCAACTCTTGACTGGCATGATACCGTAAATTGCATTACCacaaatacaagaaaagaGACTGTTCAAAAGCAAATGCAATTAtgcacacagacacacacacaaaaaagaaaaagaaagaaagatgaaCATAAACCTGGCAGGATCTTTCAGACTGACAGATTGCCAACACATTGGACAATTGGAGCTTCTTTGACACCTGCTTATACACATAAAAGATATAAGATTTCTTTTCCACCCTTAATTTCCTAAATGCACTTAGTTTCAAAATAGTCTAATCAAGCTAATGCCGCGGTCCTGAAAACTCTCCTAACGACATGGTTTAAAATGTcatgacaataattttgcaGAAACATATCTAGATTACTGATTGTCCAAGCTCCAATAAAACATATGTAAGTTCAGGTCATAATAGTTTCTAAGATAATCTTAACAATCAATTCTTTTCACATATAACTATAAATCTGGAGCTCAAAGAATTATACAGACCAACTAATACTACCTAACATCATCATTGTCCTTGAAGCATGTACCTAGCAATTAGACAGCCTATATCACACTAATCAGAGCTCTTTAGTAATGGAACACTCTCATTCTCCCTCAAGGCTCATTCAATACCTCCTCAAACTGCTGCCAACTGCCCACGTTGTTAACTAAGTTTGCAACTCGACCGAAGAATACACAAATATACAAAATCATGTTCATGCAAACACGAACTCCTTAGTGAAAATGCTTGTTAACCTGTGGCTGGCAACATTTAGATGGTATCTACAGTTGAAAATACAAGAGACATCTTTATTTGTTCCAACTACATATCCCATTATCATCCTTGGAACAAAACTATGAGCTTAACTAAGAATTGTAAGTAGCATATAAGCCAATAAGAGACCCAGGATTGGGGGAAGACACAAACATAACATAGATATTCAGGAAACCACAATTCAAATCATGATAAACACAGACGCATACCATTCAAGAATGCATTGAAGGTGGAACTCATGCTTGCAGCTTGTCACCTACAAGCATGATTCAGAGGATTTCACTCATAGCAAATGATAACCCAAAACATTCTGGTGATTATAAAAGTTCAGAAGAATCATTCTATGAGGCACGTCACCGTAGAAGGATCACTATCGGAAAAGGCCTCAAGGCATATGCTACAAGCATCATCACAGGCATCCTGAATCCCCCCTTCTACAAAAGCTGCCGCTGAAGTCATGTGACTTTCTGTCTTCTTGACCTCATCCATTCCAGGAACCTGAAACACAGAgcaaagagaaaggaaaagaagttgGTTCACCTTCACCTGTTAAAGATGctcattcaaaaaattttgctCTAGCAAGTCCTTTCAGAAATAAGGCATGTAAACAGGAAAAAGGAACACTccatataatatgaaatatttctcACATGGacatgtttgttttattttttagttgtttAAGTGAAACCCAAAAGCATTACGAATGTGTGcccatatttttgtaaaacacACAATTCAATATACTTTCCCTTATCACTTTTATATATCTTACACTAACACAGTATACAAACCAAATTTCCTGAAAACTCCAGAAGCACAtgcatttatcttttattattctCTAAGAAAGCCTCGGCGAAGGACTGATATCTTGATTGCATACCAGAGATAAGGTTTCtctgttgaaaaaaaaacgaaTTAAGCGAAAAGACTGCTATTTGATCTTAAATCACGAACCTAACTGAACTCATTTTTTCAACAAGCACCAATAATTCTCCTACACGAAATTAGCCGACATAAACACCATAATACCCGAAAACAACAGTGCAAATCTACAAGCACCATGtatacaaaatacataaaatgacACGCCGAAATAGAAGAaacattagaaaaattaagaaattcaaccagtataaaaaatataaccttATGAAGCCTAAATCAATTAGAAGACGATTCAGATCGGACAAAGCTTGCCATCATGATcttgtaaaataaaactttaccTCCGTGAGACGCTGGAATAGGTCAAAAATCGGAGAAGATGGCCATCAATTTCCACAAACCGACCATTGAAATCTTCCTTCTTCTGAGGAGAAAAATTAACGCCCAGGTTCCATCAAGCAAACCTCACaaatttagagagagaaacagaaaaGAGGGATATGCGATGTGTGTGAAACGAAGAAGAAATGGATATGCAGGTGAAGTTTTCagcttttttgtttatttaccaCTCTTAGATCTTAGTAAAAACTGCACTTTTCGTCCTAgtcccataatttataaatttaatataattatttttataagataaaatttataattattttattttaataaataaaaattatgatacattaattccataaaataaaaaattgtaacatcatttattttatgaaatataaataataatatacttgATCCcacataatacaaatatatagaatagtatatagatatacattaataataagaaaaatacagattagtatatataaataaatacacatttattGACAACCttaataatttcttcttttataattattattgtttatcaaaaaacaaatctaaTCATCATCACTCCCTGAGTATCAATtaggaaattaaataatttaaaaaaatatattaatgataaagatatgtcaattttcaaaatttcacttttccatgtatttatattttcaattgtcctcttcttttaattattttaattttaaattatttattaatttcttgatttgttttcaagtaagattatatatatgtcaccAGTACTCTTTTCCTTAGTATTCCATTCTCATAACTCCATCACTATACTACTCATCAACCTTTGGGCTGCCCATACATATTCTTAATGGGCCTTTTATTTTAGGTTTAGACAACTATAGGTGGAGAATGGAgattattacatcaaactcCATTCCACCACTTAAGTGTGTTCATCCTTTCTGTCTGTGTTTGTGTagaaatcaaatatcaaaagaaaataatgatttttattttttacccaaatcaaatttggtagaattaaattaattatgaagcaagtatgatatatttattattttttctgaattgaatattaatcacacgacaatatattatatttattatataattaattcaaattcaacccAAGTAGGATTTGCGAAAATGAAGAGTGGTTGGAGTTTTAAGGACAAGGAAGAGTAGGACCCAGGAGGGGGAAGGAGACAACAATGTACTAGAGGAGCAGTGTTGGGGGGGCCTCACCACACCTGGCCTCTCAACACGGCGGCCTTCCGAGACCGACCCTTCAATGCCTAAAGTACAACCTTTTATTATCATGATGCTCAACgcactgttttttttttaaccacCATCactgtttttactttttaccAACGCCATCCAAAGATTCCTTCCACTCCCTCAAAACTTTTCTCCtatctgttttctttttcttacatcATATTGTGCCTTCATTATGTAATAACACTATTCACCTAAGTAAATATTACTAGGATACGAGGTTAATAGGCAGAAAGGTTAAAAATTTGGGAGtagtaaattttgtaataattagctgaaaattacttaaataatgtttttttttttttaaataaaacatatcaaTGTAGTATAGTTAACATTATCCCGATCAAGAATCTGTATAAATACTTTTGCTcgacttaaaataaattgatactAGCCAGttctgttatttattttttattcttgaattGATCTGAACGTCTGATatttaccttaaaaaataGTTCTATCAACACtcctaaaattaaaacctaTCTGATTCGATCCCTGCAAATATCAGGTTAAGAAAACACTAGATAatgaaaacaatatttattgtaacatgataataaatagggataattaaatttacgcCCCTTGATCTAtgatctatttacacaaatcacctctcatttttctaaaaaattacacacataccctaaaaatattagtatcaTCACACAAACTAttcctatattttattgtcaatggtagtttttgtaattatgtaaaagataagtataatttatataaataaaccatagGTCAtgagatgtaaatataattatctctaataaATAATGGATGGATAAATACATATTGGTGGAATTACAGGAGGATCTTGGAAATGAAAAGTCGTGTAATAGGAAAAGGTGGTAAAAGATTTGATTTACTGCATTGAACCTTTTATGTAGTTGTATAATATTGTGAGAGGTCCTAGAGTAGTTGTCGGAAACATGTACTAGCTCTAGCTTGGACATTGGATCATTGTCAAAGCAGACAAACCACCAACATGCATTTCCTCATTGTCTGCATGTCTTACTGCTTctggatttttcttcttgtatttccccaattttcatcaattcaaaCCCAAAAAACATCATTTTGCTCGAAAATATCAGGAAATATTATTGCAAACTATAGTAATAATGTCGACTTCATTTCAATGtcacaaaaattcataatttttttttttttttttttttgcgtaCATAACATCAATTTATTCAATGGtacaataaacaaaaattaataaatttgtctaACGACAAAATTTTAtcgtaataattataaaatttctcACTATTACACCCGTACCAAAACATCGTTCTAGCTTCAAAATGGACCAAGATTTTCATAAGTTGTACgccataatatattttgtgaaaaaataaaaaaggagttTATTTTTCTCAGAAAAGATtgggaaaattaatttaccaagaaaggttaaaaataaaagtagaaagattgtaattattaatatttatgaaatactaaatatatttccagtaattatttttatttactgcGGTTATTAGATTTCACTTCTTTGTGAGGGGCTCCTCCAGAAGCCGGCGCCGTAGAACTTATCCCACATTTCCTTCTCAAGCTCGACTACTTCCTTATCGTCGGATGCTTCCAGCGCGTTGAACATGGCGACGGGGCTCGTCACCGGGTGGATTTGGAACTCCTTCTCGTCGCAGTTGCACCTCCGCGGCGGCAGCAGTCCCTTCTTCATCAACCGGCNNNNNNNNNNNNNNNNNNNNNNNNNNNNNNNNNNNNNNNNNNNNNNNNNNNNNNNNNNNNCCCCAGCAGCGCCTGCCGGCGATCCGCCGACCCCGTGTTCCGCAGCGTGATTTGCCTCGTCATTGCAAAAAACCAACCTAGTACGATCAAATTCCCGCTCCCTCCTTCCTTCACCCCCAACCAATCACACCTCCAGGAAATTCCTCTCCCGGCACCTAATTAAAGAacaccacaaaaataaaaaaaacacacacacacacacaaataaatCGAAGCCCTTGGACGATTCTGTCCGAACTCAAGAAATGCCAGTACGAAGATTGCAGTAAAATACCTGGAAATGCTTACACAACTTCTATGGATGATGTGCAGAGCAAGAGATATGCCATCCTCAGAAGGTGGCGCGTGGTGGGTGAAGGCAGCAATCGACGCCGGGCTACACAGTAAACACGGCGAGTGTGGGGGTGGGTTTTCTCTGTTCTTCTTATTCTTGGATTAATTAAGGAAGTTCCTCCCAAAATAGTGGGGAGATTTCTTGAAATGTCTGAAGAAATTCAACTGATTGGCTGCCCTGTTTTTCAGCTTGTCTTTGAATTTCTTgcttcaaaatacaaaatagaaGAGAGGTGGAGAAGAGAGGTCGTGAGTGCGCATTTAAAGAGAGGGGTACAGAGTAAAGAGAGGAGGTAAGAGACAACAAATCTACGTGAAGGCAGCGTAGCCTTAGCCAGACATACACAATCACTTCCCCATGCCTTTCCACATTTTAAGTACCAAACAAATACTAGAAATCATGTATCTAATCTTccaaacttttaattttaaataagatttgatcgaatttaaatcaatttaattaatacatatactaTATTAACATGTAACttgtatgtaatttaaaaaaaaaaaaaatcaatcgtATGACAAGTGAATCAcatttgtttgatttgataGTAAGAATTTGCTAAACTATTATCAAATTAGAAGTGatctgttttattttcaatttaattaaatgcacctatatataaaatctaattttatattttgcccCCCAATTAGGAGGTTAGTCCCTCGCTGCTTTAGCAACAAGAGCAAACAAGCGCTCTGGGCCGGAGTTAGCTGTTGATGCTCCTTACCAACAAaattattgtgaaaaaaaaataaattgattgcTATACCGCACAGTAGTTGATATTCATTTTGGAGCATGTCTTTCAAAACTacttaaaaaagtatttacagTTTCTTCTATAATTTTCGTATATTTTCCGTTAATAGGTACAATTGTGAGATTCGGAGCTTGTGTGGAAATCGTAATTATTCTATGAAAAAGTTCTGATACGGcattacataataaaatcgtgattaggtatatttttatcatatgaaAGTGAtgaattacataataaaatacttagtttataaaatatttcaataattccataaaataaacaaaaagaataaagtataaataatttcaacatCATTGGTGCTACGAATAGCAGTATTTGATAGTTAACAAGAGTTAGCAAATGAGGGGGGGGCCGCGTGTTAATGAATGGGTGAGATTTGTTTgtaagagaaacaaaaagataataatatttttgtgatgatgCTTGGCTTGCCGGGATGACGTGTACTAATAGGAATCAGGAGTCAACCGGAAGGTCGCTGTCACGCACTGCCGAGGAGAGTCGTGGACGGATGAGCTGGCTCTGGCTTGATACTGACTTCAACCCCGAATAATTTCCAATCAAATCTTTGTTCGAATATGGATAACTATCTGGGTTCATTGCGCCGCCCCATAACTTTTTCAGCTCCggaatatattatttttcgttaaattactattatatcattatttagtgaatggaatataattatattataaattttaattatcaataattaaaatatatcacttACTTATATTAAATCTATGTGAagttttactaattatatatgtgaaaacttttatttcaatattctGCATGTAAAGTTGAATCTTTTTTATGTTcaactcaaatattatatcaaactaatcattaatttatttaaaatcttgaaaaatacaaaatatataatatacacagTATTAAAAATGATTGGACCCGATATGCTAGAGTTGCATGGGAGCACGTTTGTAAGAGCACGGAGGTGGGAGGTTTGGGAGTTCCATCGGACTTGCCTACGAATATTGGCCTTATAACTAAACATTTATGGGAGGTGATTTTCAGAACAAAAGCTTAATATGGATTGCTAAAAAACACAAGATGGACGGTGAATTCACACGCGAGGTCATGGGGATGGCTAAGGTTACTCAAGCTCAGGCATACCCTCTTGCCTGAGAGTATAGAGTGGGCGATGGTGGTGTATTCAAACCATGAAAACACCCGTAGCATTGGCGGGGATCCTGCAATTATTCATCCCAAGTCCATGCAGCTCATGGGGTCACTTGCTAATGCACAACTTGCCATAGTAATCCAGGGAGATACTTGGTGTTGGTTGGCTGCTAGGTCTGTGGCGATCAGGCAGATTATGACCACACTCTCGATTATTGATACCGTTCGTTGGAGGAATAGTACAGGGACTTATAGCACTGTTGCAGGGTTAGATATATTTCAACCGGCAAAACTGAAGGTAGAGTTGGCTGGATTACTTGCAGGAATGTTTCCAATACCTAGGAACAGCTTCATCCTTTGGCTAGCCGTTGCAATCCAAACACCTTTTCTTCACTTGTCGATGAAGTGCTTGTGGCTCAATCGGCATTAAGTTGGATTTGAATGGTCGTTTCCTAATAGCTAGAAGTCGGGCTTAGCATGCGTTATTCATAAATGGCGTGGTTACACATTTGCTCGGTACAGAATATAGAATGACACTTGTTTATCATATATGGCAAGAGCGgaattatagaaaattcaaaggTCCGCGCAGGACTGCTAGCAAGATTGGGCAGCTTGTTATGAACCGAAATAAGGAATAGAATTCTAAACGCAAACCTTACACCCAGTTTACAAGCGTTTATATTATATGGCATATGGAAAATTATGTGGCTTGATGCTGCAAGCTTAGGAATGATATGATGTACTTTAATACGATATGCCATTTACGGCCCCAAACAAATGatacttgattttttgttgtttttaatttaatacatgCAAGGGTGGATTTATATTCAATTGTAAGCTAATTAATGATCTTTCGTGTCGTTCTTAGTGGTCCGACAATTGACTGTATCTGTGGGTGATCGCGATTGGGTGAGTATTTCGATCAGATGGTGCCAATGATATCTTAGAAATTagattcatttataattacgcgacaaatattagtttttatgGCGTCCAGATTTTCATGGCAAAAATTTGTGAGTGATACAAAAATTGGACGGCTATGATGTAAACATCACGACATTGACTCACTACATTCAGTAGAATCTCGTGCACTGCGCACAGCAGCTACGTAATAGAATCTCATGTCCactaacaattaattttggtaaagttatatttttgatcGACTATCTTTGAAACGctagtattttttatcatgtaatttactatatttataaatttagtcattttgtttgatgaatttagTCG
The nucleotide sequence above comes from Sesamum indicum cultivar Zhongzhi No. 13 linkage group LG11, S_indicum_v1.0, whole genome shotgun sequence. Encoded proteins:
- the LOC105173965 gene encoding uncharacterized protein LOC105173965 (The sequence of the model RefSeq protein was modified relative to this genomic sequence to represent the inferred CDS: added 199 bases not found in genome assembly), giving the protein MTRQITLRNTGSADRRQPLLENTDCSSQCGVRKVRLAEVAGGTTAECAAVACCCPCGLVNLLVLVAYKLPAGLARKALRRKRNRRLMKKGLLPPRRCNCDEKEFQIHPVTSPVAMFNALEASDDKEVVELEKEMWDKFYGAGFWRSPSQRSEI
- the LOC105173964 gene encoding E3 ubiquitin-protein ligase RHF2A produces the protein MDEVKKTESHMTSAAAFVEGGIQDACDDACSICLEAFSDSDPSTVTSCKHEFHLQCILEWCQRSSNCPMCWQSVSLKDPASQELLAAVEQERAFRFTPSRNAAIFHHPTLGDFELQHIPVGVNDPELEERIIQHLAAAAAMGRTRRIARREGSRSRSSAHSQPQFVVFSANPNSSSTASVSASLSPGGAETESAATTVTNPSSPLVSSSVQRNQVSASSSRSLFRATTCHGIANDNRSRASESSLPNLDSAGPSEFQSFSDTWKSRLSTMSMKYKESISRSTRGWKEKLFSRSSSMADIDSGVRREVNAGIATVSRMMERLETRDNNCAGRVPLANNVVDPSVTGRSNHGNRETPNEPPSNGNNATSFAASPI